Sequence from the Streptomyces mobaraensis NBRC 13819 = DSM 40847 genome:
GGCCGTCCCCGGGGGCGTGCTGGGCGGGATCACCGTCATCCTCTACGGCATGATCGGCCTGCTCGGCGCGCAGATCTGGGTGCACAACAAAGTGGACCTGCGCAATCCGCTCAACCTGGTGCCGATCGCGGCGGGCGTGATCATCGGCGTCGGCGGCGTCAGCCTCAAGATCAGCAACAACTTCGAACTCAACGGCATCGCCCTGGGCACGATCGTGGTCCTCACCGGCTACCACGCGCTGCGCTTCCTCGCCCCGCCGCACCTCAAGCGGCAGGAGCCGCTGCTGGACGAGGGGACGAGCGGGTACGACGGACTGGCGGCGGAGGGCGAACGGGACGGCCGCTCCGGGGCCTGACGGCCGCCACCGACCTGCGACGTCGTCACTCACCGTCACCCGTTCCGGTTAACTTGAAGGCCAGAGCCCCTACGCTCCGTATCCATCTGTCACTCTGTGTGCATGGAGATGACGCGAGCACGGACCATGACACCCATGACCGGCATCGAGCGGGTCGTCGCCCGGATGCGGGCGCTGGCCGCCGAGTTGCCGCCGGAGGACGGGGTGGCGGTCTTCAACGGGGTGTATCTGGCGGTCACCGAGGAGGTGGCCCGGCGGGTACCGGACGGCGGGTTTCGGGACCGTCTGGCCACCACCACGCTGGACGTGCTGTTCGCGAGCCGCTATCTGGACGCGGTCGACGAGGCGGCGGCGGGGCGAAGACCGCCGGCCTGTTGGCGTCCGCTGTTCCAGCTCCGCGGCCATCCCGCCGTCCGGCCGGTGCAGTTCGCACTGGCGGGCATCAACGCCCATATCGGCCACGACCTGCCGCTCGCCCTCGCCGACACCTGCCGCGGCCTGGGCGCCGAACCGCGGGACCTGGAGGGGGACTTCCACCGGGTCGGCGCACTGCTGGTCTCCGTGGAGGAGCGGATCCGCGAGGCCCTGATGCCCGGCCCCGACCTGCTGGACGTGGCGGATCCGCTCACCCACCTGCTCGGGTCGTGGACGCTGGAGGCCGCGCGCGGGGCCGCGTGGGCGGCGTTCCGGGCGCTGTGGGCACTGCGCGAACGGCCGGAGGTGGCGGCGGAGTTCGCGGAGCGCGTCGACGCGAGCGTGGGGCTGGTGGGGCGCTGTCTGCTGACGCCGCTGGGGTGCGGGGGCGGCCGGGACGACGGGAAAGACGAGAACGACGAGAACGACGAGAACGACGGGAAGCGCCCCGCGCGCCGGGCGGGCGGCGGCGGGGCGCTTCCTCGAAGACATCCCTTGGGACAGCCCTTGGGACAGTCCTTGTCTCAGTCCTCCGGCAGCTCGACGGGCGCGATCTCGTCGTAGACGTCGCCGGGGCCCGGGTTGGTCGGGTCGGTGGCGCCGCCGAACTGGTGCATCACACCCCAGACGGCGTTCAGCGCGGTCTGCACGGCACCCTCGGCCCAGCCGGCCGTCCAGGAGATGTCGTCGCCCGCGAGGAAGATGCCGCGCTTGCCCTCGGGGAGGCGGTCCTGCATGAAGTGGGTGAACAGCCGGCGCTGGTAGCGGTAGTGGCCCGGGAGGTTGGCCTTGAACGCGCCCATGAAGTAGGGCTCGTTCTCCCAGGAGATCGTCACCGGGTTGCCGATGATGTGCTTGCGGATGTCGACGCCGGGATAGATCTCGCCGAGCGACTTGAGCATGACCTCCAGGCGCTCGTTGGCGGAGAGCGGCAGCCACTTGAGGCTGTCGTCGCACCAGGTGTAGGAGAGGCAGATCACGGCGGGCTTGTCCGGTCCGTCGTCCAGGAGGTAGGTACCGCGCGTCATGCGGTCGGTGAGCGTCATCGACATGACGTCCCGGCCCGACGCGTCCTTGTCCAGCCAGAACGGCCGGTCCACCGGCACGAACAGCTTGGAGGACTCCATGTAGTGGGTACGCTCGACCGCCGTCCAGTGGTCGATCGGGAGGAGCGCGTCGTCGCACTCGATCTTGGACAGCAGCATCCAGGACTGGGCCGTGAAGATGGCCGCCCGGTAGGTGCGGATGTCGCCCGCGGCGTCGGTGACCGTGATCCGGTTGCCGGCCGTGCGGTGCAGCCGGGTCACGGCCGGGCGGGGCGCGCCGTCGTGCAGCGAGGAGAGCGAGGTGCCCTGCGGCCAGTGGACGATCTTCTCCGGCTCGCGCTCCCAGAGCCGCAGCGGGAGCTGCTGGCTGCCGCCGACGATGCCGCGGTGGTGGTCGTCCGCCTCGGTGTAGACGACGCGCAGGATCTCCAGGATGGAGTTGGGGAAGTCGGTGTCCCAGCCGCCGGTGCCGAAGCCGACCTGGCCGAAGATCTCCCGGTGGCGGAAGGACTTGAACGCCTCCGACTCGCAGAGGAAGCCGTAGAAGGTCTGGTTGTCGAGCTTCTCGACGAGCTTGGCCCAGATCTCGCGGATGCGGGGCACGTCGCGCTCGCGCATGGCCCGGTTCATGTCGGAGAAGTCCGCGCCCTCCTCCAGGCAGGCGGCCCAGGCGGCGGCGACGTCGCGGTAGACCTGCGGCAGGTCGTCGACGGTCTCGGCGTAGTGGCTCTCGCCCTTGAGGTCCACGACGGTGGAGGGGGTGCAGGGGGCCAGCGGGTTGGGGAACGGCTTGGTCTCCAGGCCCACCAGGTCGATGTAGTGCTGGAAGGCGGTGGAGGACGGGGGGAAGCGCATGGCGCCCATCTCGGCGGTCAGGCCCGCGTCCTGGCCCTCGGTGCAGCCGTCGAAGCCGACCGTGCGCAGCCGGCCGCCGATCTGGTCCGCCTCGTAGACGACGGGCTTGAGGCCCATCTTCATCAGCTCGTAGGCGGCCACGATGCCGGAGAGTCCGCCGCCGATGACCGCGACCTCGGCGCCGTGCTCGGTGGCCGGTATCTGGCCCAGCCCGGCCGGGTGGGTCAGGTAGTCGTCGTAGGCGAAGGGAAAGTCCGGGCCGAACATGGTGATCGGCGGCTCGTTCTGCTGGACCTGCTCGTCGTGGACGGCGGTGGGCACCGTGGACGTCATCGGCTGAACTCTCCTGCGTGCAAGGGGGTGTGGGGTGAAGCGAGGGGGTGGAGCGAGGGGGGACTCAGACGAGCCGCGTGTAGAGCTCCGGCCTGCGGTCGGCCAGATAGGTGTTCTCGGCGCGCGACCGGTGGAGCAGGGCGGGGTCGGCCTCGGCGACGAGCAGATCCTCGTCGGCGCCGGCCCGGGCGCGTACGGTCCCGTCCGGGGCGGCGAGGCAGGACAGCCCGGCGAAGGCGAACTCGCCTTCCGTACCGCACCGGTTGACATAGGCGATGTAGAGCTGGCTCTCCCAGGCGCGGGCCGGGACGATCGTCTGCGGCACGATCTCGTAGGGCCGCATCAGCGCGGTCGGCGCGAGCAGCAGCTCCGTGCCGGCGAGGGCGTGCGCCCGCACGGGCTCCGGGAACTCGACGTCGTAGCAGATCAGCAGCCCCAGTCGGACGCCGTCGAGCTCGGCCTGCACCACGGCCTCCGTACCGGGGGTGAAGTACGTGGTCTCGTAGGCGCCGAAGAGGTGGGTCTTGCGGTAGTGGGCGAGCGGGGTGCCCTGCGGGCCCATGAGTTGGAGCGCGTTGTAGACGGCGGCGCCGTCGCGCTCCGGGTAGCCGTACCCGATGGCGAGCCCGTGCCGGGCGGCGATCGCGGCCACGGCTTCGGCGCCGGGACCGTCGGCGGGTTCGGCGCGGTCGGGGACCAGGTCGCCGAGCGCGTAGCCGGTCAGGTAGAGCTCGTTGGTGAGCAGCAGCCGGGCACCGGACTCCGCCGCGCGGCGGGCCGCGGCGTCCAGCGCGCCGAGGGCGGCGTCCGCCGAGGACGGAACGCCGCAGGGCCCTTGGAACAGCGCGATACGCAGCGGGTTCATATGTCCTCTTCGGGTGGGCGGCGTGAAGGCGTTTCGATGAACTTTCGACGGGATTCCGGTCAGGATTCCGTTAAACGCCTTGACGGTACGGCCCGGCCTCAGGGGGCGACAAGCTATGGATGTTGCGTGCAGACCAGCGATTCGTTGCGCCTTTTCCGGCGTCGTCGGTGATTCGTTGCGCGCCCTGCGGCGCCCGCGCGCGGCACGGCCTCATCGGGCCCCGGGCCACGCCTTCGGGGCGCCTCCGGGGCCGGCCCGGACGGTGGGGCGGGTCGGGCGGCCGGGGACGGAGGGGACGGAGACGCCCTGCGGGCCGGCGGACCGACGGAAGGGCCGACCGGCGCCCGGTCTCGGGGCGCTCTGCCGATCCGGCCGCCGGTGATCGTTCAGCGACCCGCCGCCGCGGCGGCGTTGCCCATCACCCGCCCCAGCACCCGCGCCAGCACGGACCGCTCCTCGGCGGACAGGCCGGCCGTCAGCGGGCCCTCCAGTCCGGCGAGCACCTGCCGCATGTCGTCGAGCATCCGCCGGCCCCGCTCGGTGACCTGGAGTTCCGCCTTCCGCCCCCGCCCGGCGGGCGTCGTGCGCGCGACGGCGCCGGCCTCCTCCAGACGGAGAACCGTGGCCTGCATGCTCTGCGCCGTGACTCCGGCGCGCCGCCCCAGTTCGCTGTAGGAGAGACCGGGCTCCCGCGCGAGATGCCCCAGGGCACCCATCATCCGGAGCGAGTACCCGTCCCGGGCGGACAGCACATGATGAGCCGCATCCTGAACGAACCGCCCGAGCCCGATCAACATCAACGACAACGGCATCCCCGGAGAACCCCCCGCGGGCGGCCCTCCGGCAGGCGGACCCCCAGCGGGCGGACCCGCAGCAGGCGCACCGCCCGCAGGCGGACCGCTCGCGGCGGCGGTTTCGGCGGGCCGGCGTCCCTCCGACGCGGACGGTACGTCCGCTGCGGATCCGGGCCCCGTGCGGAACGCTTTCGTCCGCTCGTCCCCGGCCATCACCATCACCCCTCGCCCGCATTACGTCCGCTTGACCGCCGGCCATCACACCCGGGGCCACTTCCGGCCACGCCGCCCAGGGATGCTAGCGTCTCACGATGTTTAAGCCAGACTGAAACCCTCGGCCGGCCCGGTTCTGCCCGCCCGACCGCGATGGGAGCGGAAAGCCATGACGAAACTCCTGCTCAGCCTGCATGTGCTGGCAGCGATCCTGCTCATAGGTCCGGCGACCGTGGCCGCCAGCCTCTTCCCCCGCTTCGCGCGGCAGGCCCTGGCCCCGGACGGCGACCGCACCAAGAAGGGCACCGCGGCCCTGCGGATCCTCCACCGCATCACCCGTGTCTACTCGGCGATCTCGGTGACCGTTCCCGCCTTCGGCATGGCGACGGCGCAGCGGATGGGCGTCCTGGGCGACACCTGGCTGGTCGTCTCGATGGCGCTGACCGCGGTGGCGGCGGTGCTGCTGGCGATCGCGGTGTTCAGCCAGGACGCGATCATCGACGCCCTCGACCTCCACGACACCGAGCCCGAGGCGGCCCCCAAGCTCGCCGCCGGCCTGCCCCGACTGTCGATGATCACCGGACTGTTCGCCCTGACCTGGGCGGTCGTCACCGTCCTGATGATCGTCCGCCCCGGTTCGACGACCGGAGCCTGAACCGGTCACGAGCGATCGGTTCCTCGCGTCCGCGCCCCCGGCCGAGGCGAATCTCCCTGCGGGACATGGCGGAATGACCGTTGACGCGGACCTTCGCCGGGCCCACCGGCGAGGTCCGCTGGAACCGCCTCGGCGGGGAGGGCCACCGCCGGTCGTCCTGCCGCACGGCACCCCGTGCTCGTCCCTTCGCCTGACGCGCGGTGCCCCGGTCACCCGCCCGCGTCCACCTGGCGTACATCCGGGACGCGCCCGGCTACGGGCAGTCGGAGAAGACCATGACCGGCAGGACGTCCCCCTGGTCGCCCGAGGCCGTGTCTTCGGCGAGTTCCCGGTCCACCGGGAACCAGCCGAACCCCTGGTCGTGACCCACGACTTCGGTGGCGCCGTCGCCCTGCGCGCCCACCTGCTGCACGGCGCCCGCTACCGCGCGCTCGCCCTCGTCGACCCGGCGGCACTGGCCCCGTGGGACTCGCCGTTCTTCCGCCTCGCCGGTGAACACTCCCCCGTCCTCGAGCAGTTGCCGCCCGCACCGCACGCCGCACTCGTCCGCGCGCACATCGGCACGACCGGCGGGCCCGATCCGCACCCCGCCGTCCCGGAGCGGCTCGTCGAGCCCTGGCTCGGCACGGCGGGCCGGCCGACGTCCCACCGGCGGATCCCCCAGGCCGACCAGTGGCACACCGACAAGATCCAGGGCCGCTACTCCGTCATGGTGTGCTGGGGCACGGATGACACATGGATCCCGCCGGAGAAGGGCCGTGAGCCGGCCGCCGCGATACCCGGCGCCTCCTTTGAGCCGGTCCCGGGCAAGGACCGCCTTGCCGAGGCGGACGCACCCGCCCAACTCATTGCGGCACGGCATGAGTTCCTCCAATCGGCGACGGTTTCCCGCCCCTGGGACAGCGACGCTCAATGGCCGAAAAGCGCCCCTGCGCCCGCAACGCGTGGTGCTAGCGTTCCGAACGAGCACCACTGGGACGACGCCTCGG
This genomic interval carries:
- a CDS encoding DUF2269 family protein, which codes for MTKLLLSLHVLAAILLIGPATVAASLFPRFARQALAPDGDRTKKGTAALRILHRITRVYSAISVTVPAFGMATAQRMGVLGDTWLVVSMALTAVAAVLLAIAVFSQDAIIDALDLHDTEPEAAPKLAAGLPRLSMITGLFALTWAVVTVLMIVRPGSTTGA
- a CDS encoding flavin monoamine oxidase family protein, producing the protein MTSTVPTAVHDEQVQQNEPPITMFGPDFPFAYDDYLTHPAGLGQIPATEHGAEVAVIGGGLSGIVAAYELMKMGLKPVVYEADQIGGRLRTVGFDGCTEGQDAGLTAEMGAMRFPPSSTAFQHYIDLVGLETKPFPNPLAPCTPSTVVDLKGESHYAETVDDLPQVYRDVAAAWAACLEEGADFSDMNRAMRERDVPRIREIWAKLVEKLDNQTFYGFLCESEAFKSFRHREIFGQVGFGTGGWDTDFPNSILEILRVVYTEADDHHRGIVGGSQQLPLRLWEREPEKIVHWPQGTSLSSLHDGAPRPAVTRLHRTAGNRITVTDAAGDIRTYRAAIFTAQSWMLLSKIECDDALLPIDHWTAVERTHYMESSKLFVPVDRPFWLDKDASGRDVMSMTLTDRMTRGTYLLDDGPDKPAVICLSYTWCDDSLKWLPLSANERLEVMLKSLGEIYPGVDIRKHIIGNPVTISWENEPYFMGAFKANLPGHYRYQRRLFTHFMQDRLPEGKRGIFLAGDDISWTAGWAEGAVQTALNAVWGVMHQFGGATDPTNPGPGDVYDEIAPVELPED
- a CDS encoding MarR family winged helix-turn-helix transcriptional regulator; the protein is MLIGLGRFVQDAAHHVLSARDGYSLRMMGALGHLAREPGLSYSELGRRAGVTAQSMQATVLRLEEAGAVARTTPAGRGRKAELQVTERGRRMLDDMRQVLAGLEGPLTAGLSAEERSVLARVLGRVMGNAAAAAGR
- a CDS encoding carbon-nitrogen hydrolase family protein, with the protein product MNPLRIALFQGPCGVPSSADAALGALDAAARRAAESGARLLLTNELYLTGYALGDLVPDRAEPADGPGAEAVAAIAARHGLAIGYGYPERDGAAVYNALQLMGPQGTPLAHYRKTHLFGAYETTYFTPGTEAVVQAELDGVRLGLLICYDVEFPEPVRAHALAGTELLLAPTALMRPYEIVPQTIVPARAWESQLYIAYVNRCGTEGEFAFAGLSCLAAPDGTVRARAGADEDLLVAEADPALLHRSRAENTYLADRRPELYTRLV